A genomic stretch from Microtus pennsylvanicus isolate mMicPen1 chromosome 11, mMicPen1.hap1, whole genome shotgun sequence includes:
- the P4ha2 gene encoding prolyl 4-hydroxylase subunit alpha-2 isoform X2, whose product MEFQVLVLLMSWFGVLSRVQAEFFTSIGHMTDLIYAEKDLVQSLKEYILVEEAKLSKIKSWASKMEALTSKSAADPEGYLAHPVNAYKLVKRLNTEWPALGDLVLQDSAAGFVANLSVQRQFFPTDEDESGAARALMRLQDTYKLDPDTISRGELPGTKYQAVLSVDDCFGMGRSAYNEGDYYHTVLWMEQVLKQLDAGEEATITKSLVLDYLSYAVFQLGDLHRAVELTRRLLSLDPSHERAGGNLRYFERLLEEEREKPLFNQTEAGLATQENLYERPVDYLPERDVYESLCRGEGVKLTPRRQKKLFCRYHHGNRVPQLLIAPFKEEDEWDSPHIVRYYDVMSDEEIERIKEIAKPKLARATVRDPKTGVLTVASYRVSKSSWLEEDDDPVVARVNRRMQHITGLTVKTAELLQVANYGMGGQYEPHFDFSRRPFDSGLKTEGNRLATFLNYMSDVEAGGATVFPDLGAAIWPKKGTAVFWYNLLRSGEGDYRTRHAACPVLVGCKWVSNKWFHERGQEFLRPCGTTEVD is encoded by the exons ATGGAGTTCCAGGTGTTGGTGTTGCTGATGTCCTGGTTTGGTGTCCTGAGCCGGGTGCAGGCAGAATTCTTCACCTCTATTG GGCACATGACTGATCTGATTTATGCAGAGAAGGACCTCGTGCAGTCTCTGAAGGAGTACATCCTTGTGGAGGAAGCCAAGCTCTCCAAGATTAAGAG CTGGGCCAGTAAAATGGAAGCCCTGACCAGCAAGTCAGCCGCCGACCCCGAGGGATACCTGGCTCATCCCGTGAATGCCTATAAGCTGGTAAAGCGCTTGAACACAGAGTGGCCTGCACTGGGGGACCTGGTCCTGCAGGACTCGGCCGCAG GTTTTGTCGCCAACCTCTCCGTGCAGCGGCAGTTCTTCCCCACCGACGAGGACGAGTCCGGAGCCGCCAGAGCACTGATGAGACTTCAGGACACATACAAACTGGACCCAGACACAATTTCCAGGGGGGAACTTCCAG GAACAAAGTACCAGGCCGTGCTGAGTGTGGACGACTGCTTCGGGATGGGCCGCTCAGCCTACAATGAAGGAGACTATTACCATACTGTGCTGTGGATGGAGCAGGTGCTGAAGCAGCTCGACGCTGGGGAGGAGGCCACCATCACAAAATCCCTGGTGCTGGACTACCTGAGCTATGCTGTCTTCCAGCTGGGGGACTTGCACCGTGCTGTGGAGCTCACCCGCCGCCTGCTCTCTCTTG ACCCAAGCCATGAACGAGCTGGCGGGAATCTTCGGTACTTTGAGCGGCTgctagaggaagaaagagaaaaaccattGTTCAATCAGACAGAAGCTGGACTAGCAACCCAGGAAAACCTATACGAGAGGCCTGTGGACTACCTCCCCGAGAGGGATGTGTATGAGAGCCTCTGTCGTGGGGAAGGCGTCAAACTG ACGCCCCGGAGGCAGAAGAAGCTTTTCTGTAGGTACCATCATGGTAACAGGGTGCCTCAGCTCCTCATCGCCCCCTTCAAAGAGGAAGATGAGTGGGATAGCCCGCACATCGTCAGGTACTATGATGTGATGTCGGATGAAGAAATCGAGAGGATCAAGGAAATCGCTAAGCCCAAA CTCGCACGAGCTACTGTTCGTGACCCCAAGACAGGTGTCCTCACTGTTGCCAGCTACAGAGTTTCCAAAAG CTCCTGGTTAGAGGAGGATGATGACCCTGTTGTGGCCCGCGTCAACCGTCGGATGCAGCATATCACAGGGTTGACCGTGAAGACTGCGGAACTATTGCAG GTCGCAAACTACGGAATGGGAGGACAGTACGAACCACACTTTGACTTCTCTAGG CGACCTTTTGACAGCGGCCTCAAAACGGAGGGGAATAGGTTAGCGACGTTTCTTAACTAT ATGAGTGATGTAGAAGCTGGAGGTGCCACCGTCTTTCCTGACTTGGGAGCTGCAATTTGGCCCAAGAAG GGCACAGCTGTCTTCTGGTACAACCTTCTGCGGAGTGGGGAAGGCGATTACCGGACGAGACACGCAGCCTGTCCCGTGCTTGTGGGCTGCAAGTGGG TCTCCAACAAGTGGTTCCATGAACGAGGACAAGAGTTCCTGAGGCCTTGTGGGACAACAGAAGTTGATTGA
- the P4ha2 gene encoding prolyl 4-hydroxylase subunit alpha-2 isoform X3, translating into MEFQVLVLLMSWFGVLSRVQAEFFTSIGHMTDLIYAEKDLVQSLKEYILVEEAKLSKIKSWASKMEALTSKSAADPEGYLAHPVNAYKLVKRLNTEWPALGDLVLQDSAAGFVANLSVQRQFFPTDEDESGAARALMRLQDTYKLDPDTISRGELPGTKYQAVLSVDDCFGMGRSAYNEGDYYHTVLWMEQVLKQLDAGEEATITKSLVLDYLSYAVFQLGDLHRAVELTRRLLSLDPSHERAGGNLRYFERLLEEEREKPLFNQTEAGLATQENLYERPVDYLPERDVYESLCRGEGVKLTPRRQKKLFCRYHHGNRVPQLLIAPFKEEDEWDSPHIVRYYDVMSDEEIERIKEIAKPKLARATVRDPKTGVLTVASYRVSKSSWLEEDDDPVVARVNRRMQHITGLTVKTAELLQVANYGMGGQYEPHFDFSRRPFDSGLKTEGNRLATFLNYSDEQDAFKRLGTGNRVATFLNYMSDVEAGGATVFPDLGAAIWPKKGTAVFWYNLLRSGEGDYRTRHAACPVLVGCKWVSNKWFHERGQEFLRPCGTTEVD; encoded by the exons ATGGAGTTCCAGGTGTTGGTGTTGCTGATGTCCTGGTTTGGTGTCCTGAGCCGGGTGCAGGCAGAATTCTTCACCTCTATTG GGCACATGACTGATCTGATTTATGCAGAGAAGGACCTCGTGCAGTCTCTGAAGGAGTACATCCTTGTGGAGGAAGCCAAGCTCTCCAAGATTAAGAG CTGGGCCAGTAAAATGGAAGCCCTGACCAGCAAGTCAGCCGCCGACCCCGAGGGATACCTGGCTCATCCCGTGAATGCCTATAAGCTGGTAAAGCGCTTGAACACAGAGTGGCCTGCACTGGGGGACCTGGTCCTGCAGGACTCGGCCGCAG GTTTTGTCGCCAACCTCTCCGTGCAGCGGCAGTTCTTCCCCACCGACGAGGACGAGTCCGGAGCCGCCAGAGCACTGATGAGACTTCAGGACACATACAAACTGGACCCAGACACAATTTCCAGGGGGGAACTTCCAG GAACAAAGTACCAGGCCGTGCTGAGTGTGGACGACTGCTTCGGGATGGGCCGCTCAGCCTACAATGAAGGAGACTATTACCATACTGTGCTGTGGATGGAGCAGGTGCTGAAGCAGCTCGACGCTGGGGAGGAGGCCACCATCACAAAATCCCTGGTGCTGGACTACCTGAGCTATGCTGTCTTCCAGCTGGGGGACTTGCACCGTGCTGTGGAGCTCACCCGCCGCCTGCTCTCTCTTG ACCCAAGCCATGAACGAGCTGGCGGGAATCTTCGGTACTTTGAGCGGCTgctagaggaagaaagagaaaaaccattGTTCAATCAGACAGAAGCTGGACTAGCAACCCAGGAAAACCTATACGAGAGGCCTGTGGACTACCTCCCCGAGAGGGATGTGTATGAGAGCCTCTGTCGTGGGGAAGGCGTCAAACTG ACGCCCCGGAGGCAGAAGAAGCTTTTCTGTAGGTACCATCATGGTAACAGGGTGCCTCAGCTCCTCATCGCCCCCTTCAAAGAGGAAGATGAGTGGGATAGCCCGCACATCGTCAGGTACTATGATGTGATGTCGGATGAAGAAATCGAGAGGATCAAGGAAATCGCTAAGCCCAAA CTCGCACGAGCTACTGTTCGTGACCCCAAGACAGGTGTCCTCACTGTTGCCAGCTACAGAGTTTCCAAAAG CTCCTGGTTAGAGGAGGATGATGACCCTGTTGTGGCCCGCGTCAACCGTCGGATGCAGCATATCACAGGGTTGACCGTGAAGACTGCGGAACTATTGCAG GTCGCAAACTACGGAATGGGAGGACAGTACGAACCACACTTTGACTTCTCTAGG CGACCTTTTGACAGCGGCCTCAAAACGGAGGGGAATAGGTTAGCGACGTTTCTTAACTAT AGCGATGAGCAAGATGCTTTCAAGCGTTTAGGGACTGGGAATCGTGTGGCCACGTTTCTAAACTAC ATGAGTGATGTAGAAGCTGGAGGTGCCACCGTCTTTCCTGACTTGGGAGCTGCAATTTGGCCCAAGAAG GGCACAGCTGTCTTCTGGTACAACCTTCTGCGGAGTGGGGAAGGCGATTACCGGACGAGACACGCAGCCTGTCCCGTGCTTGTGGGCTGCAAGTGGG TCTCCAACAAGTGGTTCCATGAACGAGGACAAGAGTTCCTGAGGCCTTGTGGGACAACAGAAGTTGATTGA
- the P4ha2 gene encoding prolyl 4-hydroxylase subunit alpha-2 isoform X1 encodes MEFQVLVLLMSWFGVLSRVQAEFFTSIGHMTDLIYAEKDLVQSLKEYILVEEAKLSKIKSWASKMEALTSKSAADPEGYLAHPVNAYKLVKRLNTEWPALGDLVLQDSAAGFVANLSVQRQFFPTDEDESGAARALMRLQDTYKLDPDTISRGELPGTKYQAVLSVDDCFGMGRSAYNEGDYYHTVLWMEQVLKQLDAGEEATITKSLVLDYLSYAVFQLGDLHRAVELTRRLLSLDPSHERAGGNLRYFERLLEEEREKPLFNQTEAGLATQENLYERPVDYLPERDVYESLCRGEGVKLTPRRQKKLFCRYHHGNRVPQLLIAPFKEEDEWDSPHIVRYYDVMSDEEIERIKEIAKPKLARATVRDPKTGVLTVASYRVSKSSWLEEDDDPVVARVNRRMQHITGLTVKTAELLQVANYGMGGQYEPHFDFSRSDEQDAFKRLGTGNRVATFLNYMSDVEAGGATVFPDLGAAIWPKKGTAVFWYNLLRSGEGDYRTRHAACPVLVGCKWVSNKWFHERGQEFLRPCGTTEVD; translated from the exons ATGGAGTTCCAGGTGTTGGTGTTGCTGATGTCCTGGTTTGGTGTCCTGAGCCGGGTGCAGGCAGAATTCTTCACCTCTATTG GGCACATGACTGATCTGATTTATGCAGAGAAGGACCTCGTGCAGTCTCTGAAGGAGTACATCCTTGTGGAGGAAGCCAAGCTCTCCAAGATTAAGAG CTGGGCCAGTAAAATGGAAGCCCTGACCAGCAAGTCAGCCGCCGACCCCGAGGGATACCTGGCTCATCCCGTGAATGCCTATAAGCTGGTAAAGCGCTTGAACACAGAGTGGCCTGCACTGGGGGACCTGGTCCTGCAGGACTCGGCCGCAG GTTTTGTCGCCAACCTCTCCGTGCAGCGGCAGTTCTTCCCCACCGACGAGGACGAGTCCGGAGCCGCCAGAGCACTGATGAGACTTCAGGACACATACAAACTGGACCCAGACACAATTTCCAGGGGGGAACTTCCAG GAACAAAGTACCAGGCCGTGCTGAGTGTGGACGACTGCTTCGGGATGGGCCGCTCAGCCTACAATGAAGGAGACTATTACCATACTGTGCTGTGGATGGAGCAGGTGCTGAAGCAGCTCGACGCTGGGGAGGAGGCCACCATCACAAAATCCCTGGTGCTGGACTACCTGAGCTATGCTGTCTTCCAGCTGGGGGACTTGCACCGTGCTGTGGAGCTCACCCGCCGCCTGCTCTCTCTTG ACCCAAGCCATGAACGAGCTGGCGGGAATCTTCGGTACTTTGAGCGGCTgctagaggaagaaagagaaaaaccattGTTCAATCAGACAGAAGCTGGACTAGCAACCCAGGAAAACCTATACGAGAGGCCTGTGGACTACCTCCCCGAGAGGGATGTGTATGAGAGCCTCTGTCGTGGGGAAGGCGTCAAACTG ACGCCCCGGAGGCAGAAGAAGCTTTTCTGTAGGTACCATCATGGTAACAGGGTGCCTCAGCTCCTCATCGCCCCCTTCAAAGAGGAAGATGAGTGGGATAGCCCGCACATCGTCAGGTACTATGATGTGATGTCGGATGAAGAAATCGAGAGGATCAAGGAAATCGCTAAGCCCAAA CTCGCACGAGCTACTGTTCGTGACCCCAAGACAGGTGTCCTCACTGTTGCCAGCTACAGAGTTTCCAAAAG CTCCTGGTTAGAGGAGGATGATGACCCTGTTGTGGCCCGCGTCAACCGTCGGATGCAGCATATCACAGGGTTGACCGTGAAGACTGCGGAACTATTGCAG GTCGCAAACTACGGAATGGGAGGACAGTACGAACCACACTTTGACTTCTCTAGG AGCGATGAGCAAGATGCTTTCAAGCGTTTAGGGACTGGGAATCGTGTGGCCACGTTTCTAAACTAC ATGAGTGATGTAGAAGCTGGAGGTGCCACCGTCTTTCCTGACTTGGGAGCTGCAATTTGGCCCAAGAAG GGCACAGCTGTCTTCTGGTACAACCTTCTGCGGAGTGGGGAAGGCGATTACCGGACGAGACACGCAGCCTGTCCCGTGCTTGTGGGCTGCAAGTGGG TCTCCAACAAGTGGTTCCATGAACGAGGACAAGAGTTCCTGAGGCCTTGTGGGACAACAGAAGTTGATTGA